From the Entelurus aequoreus isolate RoL-2023_Sb linkage group LG13, RoL_Eaeq_v1.1, whole genome shotgun sequence genome, the window AATCATTTATGTGTCCATTTTGAACTTTTAATTAAATTACAAACTATGGTTCCTGTAACAAATAGGTAATAAAAAcaactacatttaaaacacatttgttatacttttcatgttttttgctcaCTTTTGGTCTTTTACTGTGTCCatgatatttataaatatttttatatttttaaaaattggttGATAATGCAATAATTTAGGGGTCCATTTTGAACCTTTAATTAAGTCATAAACTATGGTTCCTTTAACAAATaataggtaaaaaaacaaacaattaaatttaaaacatttgttacaCTTTTCACGTTTTTTTCTCACTTTTTGTCTCACACTGTGTCCatgatatttgtattattttttttatatttttaaaattggtttaaaatgcaatattttagGGGTCCGTTTTAAATACTTCTTAATTGAGTTACAAACTAtggtttgttttttaataaataataggtaaaaataaaaatataccaaaaaaatatacttttaatgttttttttctcactttttGTCTCTCACTGTCTACTAAAATTACAAGTTGTGCAAATTAGAAGATGATGTCATAATTTAGGGGTCGGTTTTGAACCCCGACTTAAGTCACCAACTATGGCTCCGTAAACAACAGGTTAAAACTGGCGCTGTCAAATGATAACTTTTTAACACGGATGGATAACACTTTTGAAATAGGATTAATCACGAAAAAATAACTTGCTTACATAGTTTAAagtaacctaaaaaaaaaagacactgatATTGTCATGATCTCATTAGTTTCTTGTATTTTTTTCGACTTCGACTTCAAATAAGCGGAATAAGACATTACTCATTATACATgaataatgtgattaatcacaagagTTAATGCGTTCAATTTGACAGCCCTGAAATCTAAAGGAGACTTAACGAAGAACACTTTGTCACTCTGCGGATTGCTTTGAAGTGCAAGTTGAGTTTTACACCTGCCGTTAAAGTGAGGATCGGTGGCAAATGGCAATCGTTTTATTGTCCTCATGATCAAAGTGGTGGTAAGCAATAAACATCAGCAAGAGAGAGTGTGAATAGATGGGTAATCATAGGTTAAAGGAGGGCAAAGGGCTGCCAAGCCCACTTGAAGTACTTTGCACAGATCATGAATCAGAATTAAGCTGTCAAAGTGGAAAGCAATCGTGATAACAAGTCAAAccccaaagcagtgaagttgtcacgttgtgtaaatggtaaataaaaacagaatacaatgatttacaaatccttttcaacttatattcaattgaatagactgcaaagacaagatatttcatgttcacactgagaaacgtcattttttaaatttttttacaaacaatcattaacttagaatttaatggcagcaacacattgcaaaaaagttgtcacgggggcatttttaccactgtgttacatggcctttccttttaacaacactcagtagaggtttgggaactgaggagacacatttttgaagtggaattctttcccgttcttgcttgatgtacagcttaagtagttcaacagtccgggggtctccgttgtgctattttaggcttcataatgcgccacacattttcaatgggagacaggtctggactacaggcaggccagtctagtacccgcactcttttactacgaagccacgctgttgtaacacgtggcttggcattgtcttgctgaaataagcaggggcgtccatggtaacgttgcttggatggcaacatatgttgctccaaaacccgtatgtgctttttagcattaatggtgccttcacagatgtgtaagttacccacgtcttgggcactgatacacccccataccatcacacatgctggctttggaacgttgcgcctagaacaatctggatggttcttttcctctttgttccggaggacacgacgtccacagtttccaaaaacaatttgaaatgtggactcgtcagaccacagaacacttttccactttgtatcagtccgtcttagatgagctcgggcccactattctgggtgttgttgataaatggctttggctttgcacagtagagttttaacttgcacttacagatgtagcgaccaactgtagttactgacagtggtttttttgaagtgttcctgagcccatgtggtgatgtcctttacacactgatgtcgctttttgatgcagtaccgcctgagggatcgaaggtccataatattgtgtgtatatatatatatatatatatatatatatatatatatatatatatatatatatatatatatatatatatatatatatatatatatatatatatatatatacatatacatatatatatatatatatatatatatatatatatatatatatatatatatatatatatatatatatatatatatatatatatatatagtattttgtttctatttaacgtgccaacttcactggtttaggggtTTGTACATGTATCGGGGTTCGCCTGatgatattattatacaattgcctatgcattcgattattatattttttatatactgtaaaaaaaaaacacttttgatTTTATAGTATAAAAACTGCCACGATTTTACCTTAAAATGCAGTCTTTATTAcagcacattactgtaaatggcaaaacggtactagttttttttacagtacaattctggcaactgagctgccagttttttttatacggtaaaatctattgtcatttttacagcgtacagtttgatggataacttgctataAAGTCATAAGTCAAGGAGGTTAACTATTATTTTGATTTCAATTAAAACAAAAGTTGGAAATATATGATGACATAATACAAGATATTATCAaagtttaaaagacatgcaattgcagggttcaaagtgaaggaaaaaagtagcgggttATGGTCTGGCATTTACGGTATTTCAAGGCTttagtgggccactttaaatgatgtggccttGAGTTTAACACCTGTGGTCTATCGTATCATTTAAATCCTTAACTGACCCTGTATCTGGAATCCTTTCCTCCAGCTTTGGTCCAATATTgacaaaatagtaaaaaaaaaagaatgtcaaCAGACGAGGTAGTAAGCTGTGAGAGGAGGCCAAAGGGCTGCCAAGCCCAGTAGTTTGGGGCGGGGGAGTGCAGTAGTCCAGTAGTTTGGGGCGGGGGAGTGCAGGCACGCTCAAAGCAAACTTTGCACTGCTTTGCACGAAGCTGTCTAAGCCGAAAGCAAACCATCGTGACTTGCAAATCTTTGGGAAGCAGCAAGTAAAACAAAGGTAAAAAAGAAGTAGAGCCATGTGTATTATGTGTTCATTATGTAAGTCCTTGCTGCAGGGTTTagtgcaggagtgtccaaactttttgacctgggGGTCACGTTGGGCTAAAAAATTTGGTCGGAGGCCGCAAGCCAActccatgtaaaaaaacaaaaacaacaaacaaaaaacaaaaacaaacaaacaaacaaacaaaaaatatataaaaaatatataatatatattatatatattgataattaattaattaattaagtaatTAATATGTatgttctatatattatatattatgtatatatatatttatatatataagtatatatatatatatatatataagtatatatatatatatatatatatatatatatatatatatatatatatatatatatatatatatatatatatatatatatatatatatatatatatataaatatatataattggtATTTCTTATTTCTGGTAAGTAAGGTAAATAAACAAGGTAAGAGTcggactttcacatactcttaatgtcCAGTTATATTAAttaaattataatatattatattcatatcatatatatatatatatatatatatatatatatatatatatatatatatatatatatatatatatatatatatatatatatatatatatatatttatatttatatatatatatatatatataataaatatattaaatacacatatgtattatatacacatactgtatatattattgtatagtatatattatacatattatatacacatatatatatatatatatatatatatatatatatatatatatatatatatatttatatatatatatatatatataataaatatattaaatacacatatgtattatatacacatactgtatatattattgtatagtatatattatacatattatatacacatatatattatatatataatgtatatataatatacaacatatatacatatatattataaatattagatattatatacacatagagatattttatattatacataatatatatacataatatatattatataacatatatatatatatatatatttatatatatatatgttttatatatatatatatatatatatatatatatatatatatatatatatatatatatatatatatatatatatatatatatatatatataacatatatataggtatactatatactgtaggtgtgtgtatatacaatatacataatatatatgtgtatataatatgtatataatataatatatatatatatatatatatatatatatatatatatatatgtatataaaaatgtatgtatgtatgtatatgtatatatacatatatatatatatatatgtgtatgtatgtatatatatatatatatatatatatatatatatatatatatatatatatatatatatatatatatatatatatatatatatatatatgtgtatgtatatatatatgtatgtatgtatatatatatatatatatatatatatatatatatatatatatatatatatatatatatatatatatatatatatatatatatatatatatatatatatatatatatatatatatatatatatatcctgtacatatatatttgtacatattatattaatataacagatttaaataatataattggacattaagagtatgtgaaagtcagACTCTTACGTTGTTTATTTACCTTACTTGCCTtcttaaagttttagaatgagAAATAAAAGCAGCTGAAAAGAGCCCaacatggataaatgtggagAGTGTTTGGAATTGTTCCCATCATGCTTTATCATGCATTTAAATGAGTGTAATTTAGAATGGTTTTATGgtgcatggatgttttttttaaaataatatccacaaagttcagtggccATATTTTGCACCAtgtctagggaaggttgtttgcattgggtcatataagtatatTCTGCGCATTCAGTTCATAATCAAAGGTAATCAATCACCCCTGCGAccacgaacgggacaagcggtagaaaatggatggatggatgacttggAAAGCTCATTGTCCACCAAATCAGCAGCAAGATTCCTCTCGCGGGCCAATTGGACGACTTCAGCGGGCCGCACTTGGCCcccgggctgtagtttggacacatCTGCTTTAGTGGTTCCTGGAGAAGGACGTGCAACAGCACGCGGTAGTAAATGAGATCATGATAAGGTACATACATTGATCGTGGAGACAAGCATAGGAGAATGATTAAGTGGCACGCCACTGTGAAACCCTACACCCTGGTCCTTGCAGTGATTACGTCACACTACGTGGAGGGCCTGTTAAAACAGCCTCGCAGAGCGGAGAGCCACACACTCGCTCACACACGCACGCTCACGGAGCCAAGGACAAAAGTTGCAACGTACTTTCCCCTGGCATTTTTGTCAACGAGGGTAGAGGAGGCGATGAGGGTGCGGTTTCCTGCTCTGGGGCTGCTGGCCTGGCTGTGCTTCTGCGCTCTTGTGGGGTCCGTCGAAGGGGGAAAGGTGCTGGTTATGCCCGTGGACGGGAGTCACTGGCTGAGCATGAAGATCTTGGTGCAGGAGCTGACCCACAGAGGACACCAGGTGGTGGTCCTGGTGCCTGAAAGCAGCCTGTTGATCGAGCCCTCCGAGAGCTACCAGACCCGCCACTACAAAGTGCCGTACACCAAAGCCGAGCTGGACGGCAAATACACCGAGCTCAAGGATAGTGTTTTCGTCAAGTCGCCGGAGATCACGGATTTGTTTGTCAACATGCAGCGTTTGGTCAACTTCACCAACTTCCAAGGGATGGGCTGCAGAGCTCTGCTCAATGATCAGCTTCTGCGGAGTCAACTGAAGGACGAAGGCTTCAGTCTCGTGCTGACCGACCCGTTCCTGCCATGCGGACCCATCCTGGCTCAAGTCTTCTCCATCCCGGCTGTTTATTTTATGCGTGGGCTTCCCTGTGAACTGGACACCAAGGCCAACCAGTGCCCCTCCCCGCTTTCTTACGTCCCCAAATTCTACTCCGGGAACACAGATGTCATGACTTTCCCGGAGAGGGTGAAAAACAACATCATGGGCGCGGTGGAGCTCTTAGTGTGTCGTGTTTTGTACGCGGACTTTGACCAGCTGGTCAGGGACTTCGTGGACCCGGGCATGACCTACAAGGAACTCTTGAGCCACGCGGCGATTTGGCTCCTCAGATACGACTTCGCGCTGGAGCGGCCCAAACCCGTGATGCCCAACATGGTTTTCATTGGCGGTATCAACTGTGCGAAGACACGGCCTCTGCCCGCGGTGAGTGTTTTTCAAAACCTGCGCCACATCTGGATTCACTCAAAGCGTGTCGTGTTCACGCTTCCTCTTTACAAACGAGAGCTTAGCCTTGGCCACGCCGTGTGGTACGTTGCAGATGACCCACACAGAGGGGGTGAGCGCAATCATTCAGCGTTGTTGAGGCGTACAAAAGTTAATAGCCGCAGACCAAAGAGTCCTCAGAGTGTGTCAACCATTTTTTGGATTCATAGTTTTTTTCTGTGAAGAAATCCAGAATGCAAAATTGTCCTTTGTTCAAATTGTGCAAAAATCTACAGCTTTCATCTCATACGTGGTAACAACTTGAACAGACGTATTGATACAATCACTTTAGAAATGAAGATAATGCAAACATGGCTCAAAAGGAACAAACAAGTTGTACCTAAATTTAGGTGCAAcacccaacaccagtgaagttggcacgttgtgtaaatggtaaataaaaacagaatacaatgatttgcaaatcctgttcaacttatattcaattgaatagactgcaaagacaagatatttaaatgcctactgaaatgattttttttaatttaaacggggatagcagatctattctatgtgtcatacttgatcatttcgcgatattgccatatttttgctgaaaggatttagtatagaacaacgacgataaagattgcaacttttggtatctgataaaaaaaaggcttgcccctcccggaagtagcgtgacgtagtcagttgaacatatacgcaaagttccctattgtttacaatgatggccgcatgaagtgagagagattcggaccgagaaagcgacaatttccccattaatttgagcgaggatgaaagatttgtggatgaggaaagtgcaagtgaaggactagtggggagttgaagctattcagatagggaagatgctgtgagagccgggggtgacctgatattcagctgggaatgactacaacagtaaataaacacaagacatatatatactctattagccacaacacaaccaggcttatatttaatatgccacaaattaatcctgcataaaaacacctacgtgtttgttatgctagctcctagctcctctgctagctcctagctccatagaacacgccaatacaattcaaacacctgatcaacacacacaatcactcagcccaaaagaccgttcacctaacccaaggttcataaagcttatatatttaaaaaaaagttacgtacgtgacgcgcacatacggtcaagctatcaaatgtttggaagccaaagctgcatactcacggtagcacgtctgcgtctttgtcatccaaatcaaagtaatcctggtaagagtctgtgttgtcccagttctctacaggcgtctgtgtaccgaagtcaaaagtcctcctggtaagagtctctgttatccgagttcttccatcttgactgcatctttcgggaatgtaaacaaagaagcgccggctgtgtacgtgttgctgctgacttccttcgcaaaatactccgcttcgcaccgacaactttcttctttgcttgctcagcttctttctccataatgcaatgaacataattgcaacagattcaccaacacggatgtccagaatacacccagaatgagatgaaaacagctatttcgtattggcttcaatgtggaaggcatacccgtgttccccgggctacgtcatgcgcatacgtcatcctcagaggcgtttcagtaggcctttaaaggcctactgaaagccactactagcgaccacgcagtctgatagtttatatatcaatgat encodes:
- the LOC133663193 gene encoding UDP-glucuronosyltransferase-like, translated to MRVRFPALGLLAWLCFCALVGSVEGGKVLVMPVDGSHWLSMKILVQELTHRGHQVVVLVPESSLLIEPSESYQTRHYKVPYTKAELDGKYTELKDSVFVKSPEITDLFVNMQRLVNFTNFQGMGCRALLNDQLLRSQLKDEGFSLVLTDPFLPCGPILAQVFSIPAVYFMRGLPCELDTKANQCPSPLSYVPKFYSGNTDVMTFPERVKNNIMGAVELLVCRVLYADFDQLVRDFVDPGMTYKELLSHAAIWLLRYDFALERPKPVMPNMVFIGGINCAKTRPLPADVEEFVEGSGEDGFIVFTLGSMVSTMPVEIAQQFFEAFERIPQRVLWRYTGVIPKHVPKNVKLMKWLPQNDLLAHPKAKAFLTHAGTHGIYEGICNAVPMLMFPLFGDQGDNALRMVTRGIAEKLAIIDVTADQLVAALNNIINNKSYKEKMVKLSAVHLDRPVPPLDLAVFWTEFVMRHNGAAHLRVAAHDLNWFQYHSLDVIGFLLAVVTFALWLTLRCCLLCTRKCCGRGTAKRKTE